The uncultured Methanobrevibacter sp. genome includes the window AGTTAAATTAAGTGAAGTTTTATGATTTACTTTTAAAAATTTTAAACATGTTTTTAATTTGCTTTAAGGATTTTTCACTCAAAAATTTATATGCTATTTTTTACATAACTATTGTTATTGAATGGAGAAAAAAATAATGAAAAACAATCCAAAAATACTTTTATATATCTTAATGTTGTCAACATTTGGTATAAATACTCCTTTAAGTATTATTGGAATTATTTCACAAATATCCGAGTATTTTAACACTTCAATTGCAATATCAGGTTTATATGTAAGTTCATTTACATTTACAATTGCAGTTACAGGTCTTTTTGTTCCGGTTTTATTTTCAAAATTCGACAGAAAAACCACCTTTGTTTCAATTCTATCAATTTTTTCAATAGCAGATCTGGTTATAATTTTTACAGGCAATATCGGTATTGCTTCTTTTTTCAGGATACTTTCAGCAGTGTTCTATCCGGCATTTATATCCGTTGCATTAACATTCTGTGAAGAAATAGCCCCTGAAGGTGAAAAACAGGATTACATTACCAAAATATTGCTTGGAATTTCAGTGGGAAGTATTGTAGGCCTTCCAATTACTACCGGACTTGGAACAATACTGGGATATCAAGCCGCAATGAGCTGGATTTTTTTAATTAATTTGACTACATTGATTTTGATTTTGGTATTTTTCCCGTCACTTCCCGGAGAATCTAAAAGCTATGAATTGCCGTTTAGTAGTTTAAAATCTAAAGAATTTATATTATCAACGATTGGAATAATTATGATGCCTATAGGTGCAAGTATTGTATATAATTACCTCCCGTACTTCCTGCAGACCGTTAGTCATATATACACTTATAAATTAAGTATATTCCTGTTCATTTATGGAATTTTTTCTATTTTTGGAACTTGGCTTGGAGGTAAGCTGATATTTAAAAAGGACAAGCAAACATTAATAATATTTCAATTGGTATGTGCTTTGGTGTTTTTAGGAATGTATCTAATGCCTAATTTCCTGATTGCAATGCTGATTTTAATATTGATTTTTGCAATATTGGACGGAATGGGATACAATTTGATTCAATATATAGAAACATCGCTGTTATCTGAAAGTCCGGAACTGGCTAATGGAATATTTTTAAGTGTACTGAATGGTGGAATTGCAATTGGTATTGCAATAGGCGGATTTTTGGTAGATGGATTTGGTGTAATGTCCATATTTATTTTTGGAATGCTATTTTTAGTTTTGGCATTAATTCTACTATATTATGTGATTTATATTTTGAAAATTAATTTGAAGTACAGTCAATAATTTTCATGCTTGCAATTTTAAATTCTATAACACTGTTTTTCATAACTCTTATATTAGAAGATAAACAAAAATTAAATCATAAATATATAATTGGATATTAGGTGTAATAAATGGCTAATTATCATGACGAAATTTTAAAATTGGAAGAAATTGCAAAAGAACATACTCAATATATGAGAAACAGTATCAATTTAATTGCTTCTGAAAATGTTACCAGTGTAGAGGTTACAGAAGCACTCGCTACTGATTTTGCACACAGATATGCAGAAGGTCAGGCATTCCAAAGATTCTATGAAGGATGTCAATATGTTGATTTGGTTGAAGACATGACCAAAAAACTTTCATGTAAAGTATATGACTGTGAATATGCTAACGTTCAGCCGGTTTCTGGTGTTACAGCAAATCTTGCAGCATTCTTTGGTTTTGCAAAACCTGGCGAAAAAGTAATGGCATTGGAAGTACCTTCCGGAGGTCACATTTCCCATGCAGATGTTAGTGCAGCAGGTATCCGTGGTCTTAAAACTGTTTTCCATCCATTGGACAAAAACGTAATGAACATTGACATCGATGCAATGAACAAAAAGATTTTAGAGGAAAAACCAAAAATAGTCTTGTTCGGTGGAAGTTTATTCTTATTCCCACACCCAATAAAAGAAGCTCGTGAAGCAGCTGATGAAGTAGGAGCAACCATAATGTATGATGGTGCTCATGTTTTAGGTTTAATTGCAGGTGGACAATTCCAACAACCTCTTAAAGAAGGGGCAGATGTAATGATGGGAAGTACCCACAAAACATTCCCTGGTCCTCAAGGTGGAATTATCCTTTCAGGTAAAGAAAATGAGGAGTTAATCGACAATGCAGTATTTCCGGGTGTTGTAAGTAACCACCACTTGCACCATTTATTAGGTTTAGGTATTGCAACTGCTGAAATGCTTGAATTCGGTGAAGCATATGCAAAACAAACCATTAAAAACGCACAGGCTTTAGGTCAGGCAATGTATGAACTTGGCTTTGATGTGTTATGTGAAGATTTAGGTTTCACTCAGTCCCACCAAATTGCAGTGGATTTAAGTGCAATCAGATCAGCATCTGATATAGCAAAAGAACTTGCAGACAACAATGTAATTCTAAACAAAAACCTCTTGCCTGGAGATGACAGAGACAACTCCGATAATCCATCAGGTATCAGAATTGGTACTCAGGAAATTACCAGAAGAGGCCTAAAAGAAAAAGAAATGGAAGAAGTTGCTCAGTTCATTAAACGTGTAGCTGTTGATAAGGAAGACATTGCTGATGAAGTTGCAGAATTTATGAACCAGTACACAACTCTTGATTACGCATTCTCAGACAGAGATGCTTATGAATATCACAGATTATAGATTAAAATGAGATTAGCTTTTGCATTTACAGGAGCCGGACATCTGCTGAGGGAATCCGTTTATGTTGCAGAAAAACTGGCTGAAAACAACGAAGTGACTGTGCTTTTATCTGGAGCTGCAGAAGAAGTCCTTAAGATGTATGGACTTTATGAGCGCGTGGAACGTTTGACAGGTGGTAAATACCGTGAATTAGCCACTGATACAAATCAGAAATTTTCATATCCAATTACTGGGCGTTTATCACTTGGAAAATATGACGCATTGATTGTAACTCCAGCAACAGCAAATACAGTTTCTAAAATAGTCTATGGAATAGCTGATACCCTGGTTACAAATGCTGTAGCACAGGCAGGAAAAGGTGCTGTTCCGGTCTATATGGTGCCGGTCGATATTCATCCGGGTCCAATTGACACAGTTCTTCCATCCAAAATGGAAAAATCAAAATGTCAAAGCTGTGACGACTGTGTTGCCGCCCTTGCATGCCAACAGGGAGCAATCATTCCTCATGAGGAAATTGATTTAACTAAATGTATCGGATGCGGTTTGTGCAGAAACACATGTCCTTATGATGCAATTTCCGAAGGAAAAATAATTACAATCTATATGAGGGATATTGATATTGAAAATACTCGCAAACTGGAAAGTATTGACAATATTCAAATATTTGAAACTCCTGATGAAATCTTAGAAAAATTCTAGGATTTTTACTTATTTTTTTAATTTTTATCTTGATTCTTAACAAGACATTTTAATCAATTAAACTCTAATTCGTCTCCTATTTTTATTTTCAACAGGTCTTTTTTTGTTTCCAGAATATATTCTGCTTGTTTTTGAGGTTTGTAGAATTTCCAAGGCTTTAATGTTACTTTATCAAAAACAATCTTGTTTTCATCTAAAAAATAAATGTCAATGGTAAATCTCATGAAATGGGTATGCATGGATGAGTCTTTAAAGTTTTCAAATAACACTGCAAAGTCAATATCTTTTTTTCCCATCAATCCTTTAAAACGCTTGAAAAAAGTATTTGCATATATAATTTTAATGTTAAAGAGTTGGTTGGTTGTTTTATTTAAAATCATGCATTAATTTTTTTGTTTTTTAGTATTTATAGATTTAACGAGTTTAGATAAATTTCACATTCTCTTTGTTAAAGAATCAGGCAAATGTAATAATTTTTTATATAAATATTGATTTCTTATTGTTTTTTTGTTTTATATTATAAATATTGCTTTAATATTAAAACAAAAGATTTATATTCTTTTAAATTCATATTAAAGTTTAAATTTTTAATTTTAAAGGAGGTGATTTTTTTTGGAATTTCATGAGGATGTGATATTTAAAAGTCATGGTAGGCAATACGGTCAGGAACTTATTGAAATTATTAATATTGATGGAAAAATACTGAAAGTCCATCAGACAGAATATAGCATCATAGACCCGAAAATGTACAAACCGGATCTGGTTTTTGAGATGGAGGATAAGATAATCATACTTGAATTTCAAAGCACATATGTGGACATATCAGACAAAAAGAGATTCAGGCTATACACTGCATTATTTGACCAAATTCAGAATAAATCCCAAAAGGATATTGAAGTGCATGTTTTAAGCACTGTTGAAGCTGAAAAAACAAAATACTATAAAATCAATAAGGATTCAATTTTTCCGATATATATTCACTCACTAAAAAATTATAACGGTGATGAATTTTTAAATACTATGAAAGTTAAAATAGCAAACAACCAACAGTTAAGCAAAAAGGAATTGCTCTTAATAAGCTTAATCTGTTTCATGACATCTGAAAATGATATTGAAAAGAACATTTTGAATTCAGCAGTTACAATAACACATATTCCCGATTTGGACAGTGACATTGCCCAGTTTGTTAAGGGGGTGGTGTTGATGTTGTGTGATAAGTTTGTATTGGATGAGTCTCTCAATAAGACGATTTCTTATTTGGTAGGTGGTAATATGAAAATAGTTGAGGATTATGCACAAAGAGTTGCTCAAAGGAAAGTTGATGAAAAAACTGAAGAAATTGTAATTAATTTGAGTGAAAAGGGTTTTAACATTGAGGATATTGCGAGTTTGACAAATGTTTCTCAAGAATTTGTTGAAAGAACATTGTCTAAATAACTTCTTTGAATTTGTTTATTAATGTTAATTAATTGAAAATATGTGATTATTAAATGGATATTTAGGATTTGGACAGTGACATTGCTCAGTTTGTTAAGGGAGTGGTGTTGATGTTGTGTGACAAGTTTGTATTGGATGAGTCTCTCAATAAGACGATTTCTAATTTGGTAGGTGGTAATATGAAAATAGTTGAGGATTATGCTCAAAGGAAAGTTGATGAATCAAAAAGAAATGTTGTAATCAATTTGGATAAGGAAGGTTATTCTATTAAGGATATTGCAAGAATTGCTGATGTCAGCATAGATTTTGTCAGTCAAACATTATCTAAATAATTTTTTCTATATTCAAATTGAAAGTAGTATTTAAATCATTAAGCAAAGTTTTTCATGGAAAGTGAAAATAATATTCTGAATTCTGTGGCAAAGTTATACAAAAGTTTTGTTTCTTATTTCACCACTAATTAAATCTTCAAATGCAATTTTAAAGGACTCTTTTTCAAAAACTCCAGGAACCGTCAGTCGTTCATTGTCATGCTCTAAAAAATAATATGGAATTGCAGTTATTCCATTGGATATTGCCTCGTCCATATCCAGGAACACTTCGATTTTTAAAGAGTCACTTTCGAGAAATTCAGATATTTCTTTTTCGTCTAAACCGCAGGAAGCGGATAAACTCAATAAAACGTCATGATTTGAAATATTTTCATTTTTATTGAAATTTGCTTCAAATATCTTAAAAACAAGTTTTTGGGATATTTCAGGATATTTGTCCTGCACATACTTCACAAGCCTGTGTGCATCTTTTGAACTGTTGATTGTCAGGTCTTTGTAGTTGATATTTAAACCTTCG containing:
- a CDS encoding DUF192 domain-containing protein, producing the protein MILNKTTNQLFNIKIIYANTFFKRFKGLMGKKDIDFAVLFENFKDSSMHTHFMRFTIDIYFLDENKIVFDKVTLKPWKFYKPQKQAEYILETKKDLLKIKIGDELEFN
- a CDS encoding DsbA family protein; translation: MKILYLSDFNCPYSYIGLNRIKNVCLELDLDVKWEMRAFELEPDADNFKAVDRFAIKNGLSIKDALKEAEEIEKIAQDEGLNINYKDLTINSSKDAHRLVKYVQDKYPEISQKLVFKIFEANFNKNENISNHDVLLSLSASCGLDEKEISEFLESDSLKIEVFLDMDEAISNGITAIPYYFLEHDNERLTVPGVFEKESFKIAFEDLISGEIRNKTFV
- a CDS encoding dihydromethanopterin reductase (acceptor), translating into MRLAFAFTGAGHLLRESVYVAEKLAENNEVTVLLSGAAEEVLKMYGLYERVERLTGGKYRELATDTNQKFSYPITGRLSLGKYDALIVTPATANTVSKIVYGIADTLVTNAVAQAGKGAVPVYMVPVDIHPGPIDTVLPSKMEKSKCQSCDDCVAALACQQGAIIPHEEIDLTKCIGCGLCRNTCPYDAISEGKIITIYMRDIDIENTRKLESIDNIQIFETPDEILEKF
- a CDS encoding MFS transporter, with the protein product MKNNPKILLYILMLSTFGINTPLSIIGIISQISEYFNTSIAISGLYVSSFTFTIAVTGLFVPVLFSKFDRKTTFVSILSIFSIADLVIIFTGNIGIASFFRILSAVFYPAFISVALTFCEEIAPEGEKQDYITKILLGISVGSIVGLPITTGLGTILGYQAAMSWIFLINLTTLILILVFFPSLPGESKSYELPFSSLKSKEFILSTIGIIMMPIGASIVYNYLPYFLQTVSHIYTYKLSIFLFIYGIFSIFGTWLGGKLIFKKDKQTLIIFQLVCALVFLGMYLMPNFLIAMLILILIFAILDGMGYNLIQYIETSLLSESPELANGIFLSVLNGGIAIGIAIGGFLVDGFGVMSIFIFGMLFLVLALILLYYVIYILKINLKYSQ
- the glyA gene encoding serine hydroxymethyltransferase; this encodes MANYHDEILKLEEIAKEHTQYMRNSINLIASENVTSVEVTEALATDFAHRYAEGQAFQRFYEGCQYVDLVEDMTKKLSCKVYDCEYANVQPVSGVTANLAAFFGFAKPGEKVMALEVPSGGHISHADVSAAGIRGLKTVFHPLDKNVMNIDIDAMNKKILEEKPKIVLFGGSLFLFPHPIKEAREAADEVGATIMYDGAHVLGLIAGGQFQQPLKEGADVMMGSTHKTFPGPQGGIILSGKENEELIDNAVFPGVVSNHHLHHLLGLGIATAEMLEFGEAYAKQTIKNAQALGQAMYELGFDVLCEDLGFTQSHQIAVDLSAIRSASDIAKELADNNVILNKNLLPGDDRDNSDNPSGIRIGTQEITRRGLKEKEMEEVAQFIKRVAVDKEDIADEVAEFMNQYTTLDYAFSDRDAYEYHRL